One Malus sylvestris chromosome 14, drMalSylv7.2, whole genome shotgun sequence DNA segment encodes these proteins:
- the LOC126600963 gene encoding hypersensitive-induced response protein 1 isoform X1 — MGKEGEDSLYSSEENMGNLFCCVQVDQSTVAIRERFGKFVEVLEPGCHYLPWFLGHQLAGHLSLRLQQLDVRCETKTKDNVFVNVVASIQYRALANKADDAFYKLSNTRSQIQAYVFDVIRASVPKLNLDAAFEQKNEIAKAVENELEKAMSAYGYEIVQTLIVDIEPDEHVKRAMNEINAAARMRVAANEKAEAEKILQIKRAEGEAESKYLSGLGIARQRQAIVDGLRDSVLGFSVNVPGTTSKDVMDMVLVTQYFDTMKEIGAASKSSAVFIPHGPGAVRDVASQIRDGLLQGSHQ, encoded by the exons atggggaaggaaggagaagactcCTT GTACAGTAGTGAAGAGAACATGGGTAATTTATTCTGTTGTGTACAAGTTGATCAATCCACAGTAGCTATAAGGGAGAGATTTGGAAAGTTTGTGGAAGTTCTTGAGCCAGGATGTCATTACCTGCCTTGGTTTCTTGGGCATCAGCTTGCTGGCCATCTCTCTCTTCGTTTGCAGCAATTGGACGTGCGCTGTGAGACCAAGACAAAG GACAACGTATTTGTTAACGTCGTTGCATCTATTCAATATCGTGCTCTAGCAAACAAAGCAGATGATGCTTTCTACAAACTCAGCAACACAAGGTCTCAAATCCAGGCCTATGTCTTTGATG TGATTAGAGCTAGTGTTCCAAAGCTGAATCTGGATGCTGCTTTTGAGCAAAAGAATGAAATTGCAAAAGCGGTGGAAAATGAGCTCGAAAAA GCTATGTCTGCTTATGGTTATGAGATTGTACAAACGCTCATTGTTGACATAGAACCAGATGAGCATGTGAAACGGGCAATGAATGAAATCAATGCTG cTGCAAGAATGAGGGTGGCAGCTAATGAAAAGGCAGAGGCTGAGAAGATTTTGCAAATTAAACGAGCTGAGGGTGAGGCTGAGTCAAAGTATCTCTCTGGGCTGGGTATAGCTCGCCAGCGTCAAGCAATTGTAGATGGTTTGAGAGATAGTGTGCTGGGGTTTTCCGTCAATGTTCCAGGGACAACCTCAAAGGATGTCATGGACATGGTCCTTGTCACGCAGTATTTTGACACCATGAAGGAAATTGGCGCTGCCTCTAAATCCTCTGCCGTGTTTATTCCCCATGGACCTGGTGCTGTACGCGATGTTGCTTCTCAGATTCGTGATGGACTTCTTCAGGGTTCTCACCAGTAG
- the LOC126600963 gene encoding hypersensitive-induced response protein 1 isoform X2 → MGKEGEDSFSEENMGNLFCCVQVDQSTVAIRERFGKFVEVLEPGCHYLPWFLGHQLAGHLSLRLQQLDVRCETKTKDNVFVNVVASIQYRALANKADDAFYKLSNTRSQIQAYVFDVIRASVPKLNLDAAFEQKNEIAKAVENELEKAMSAYGYEIVQTLIVDIEPDEHVKRAMNEINAAARMRVAANEKAEAEKILQIKRAEGEAESKYLSGLGIARQRQAIVDGLRDSVLGFSVNVPGTTSKDVMDMVLVTQYFDTMKEIGAASKSSAVFIPHGPGAVRDVASQIRDGLLQGSHQ, encoded by the exons atggggaaggaaggagaagactcCTT TAGTGAAGAGAACATGGGTAATTTATTCTGTTGTGTACAAGTTGATCAATCCACAGTAGCTATAAGGGAGAGATTTGGAAAGTTTGTGGAAGTTCTTGAGCCAGGATGTCATTACCTGCCTTGGTTTCTTGGGCATCAGCTTGCTGGCCATCTCTCTCTTCGTTTGCAGCAATTGGACGTGCGCTGTGAGACCAAGACAAAG GACAACGTATTTGTTAACGTCGTTGCATCTATTCAATATCGTGCTCTAGCAAACAAAGCAGATGATGCTTTCTACAAACTCAGCAACACAAGGTCTCAAATCCAGGCCTATGTCTTTGATG TGATTAGAGCTAGTGTTCCAAAGCTGAATCTGGATGCTGCTTTTGAGCAAAAGAATGAAATTGCAAAAGCGGTGGAAAATGAGCTCGAAAAA GCTATGTCTGCTTATGGTTATGAGATTGTACAAACGCTCATTGTTGACATAGAACCAGATGAGCATGTGAAACGGGCAATGAATGAAATCAATGCTG cTGCAAGAATGAGGGTGGCAGCTAATGAAAAGGCAGAGGCTGAGAAGATTTTGCAAATTAAACGAGCTGAGGGTGAGGCTGAGTCAAAGTATCTCTCTGGGCTGGGTATAGCTCGCCAGCGTCAAGCAATTGTAGATGGTTTGAGAGATAGTGTGCTGGGGTTTTCCGTCAATGTTCCAGGGACAACCTCAAAGGATGTCATGGACATGGTCCTTGTCACGCAGTATTTTGACACCATGAAGGAAATTGGCGCTGCCTCTAAATCCTCTGCCGTGTTTATTCCCCATGGACCTGGTGCTGTACGCGATGTTGCTTCTCAGATTCGTGATGGACTTCTTCAGGGTTCTCACCAGTAG
- the LOC126600964 gene encoding mitochondrial outer membrane protein porin of 36 kDa-like isoform X2 codes for MSNTSGVRYNIGKDARDLLYKDYVHELPIRFESKDFNWISDISCKVNLIAPGLSTLFSFNVPDYGQMELQYENGVAEIAGGIGLKRNPLKMCEPVALFSAVIGGSSVCSIGTDLAFDISAGALAKFSAGFSLNSDFVSASLSLDKLDTVKASCFTMVNPLSNTALGAELKHRFSTNDSALAVGAQHAFFPSTLAKARVSTHGNVGVLIRQGFWQKLFLSMSGEVDFMGVQRSPRFGLSLSVRL; via the exons ATGAGTAACACTTCGGGTGTGCGCTACAACATTGGCAAGGATGCCAGAG ATCTTCTCTACAAGGACTATGTTCATGAACTGCCAATTCGGTTTGAATCCAAAGACTTCAACTGGATCAGTGACATCTCGTGCAAAG TTAATTTGATTGCTCCTGGACTCAGCACCCTTTTCAGTTTTAACGTGCCGGATTATGGCCAG ATGGAACTGCAATACGAAAATGGTGTTGCCGAGATTGCTGGAGGAATCGGGTTGAAAAGAAATCCGCTGAAAATGTGTGAACCGGTTGCACTCTTTTCTGCAGTGATAGGAGGCAGTTCTGTGTGCTCCATTGGAACCGACCTTGCCTTCGACATATCTGCGGGAGCATTAGCAAAATTCAGTGCCGGTTTCAGCTTGAACAGTGACTttgtttctgcttccttatcctT GGACAAGCTTGACACTGTAAAAGCTTCATGCTTCACCATGGTCAACCCCCTGAGCAACACAGCCCTTGGAGCAGAGTTGAAGCACCGGTTTTCAACCAACGATAGTGCCCTTGCTGTTGGTGCCCAGCACGCGTTTTTTCCATCTACACTGGCGAAGGCTCGAGTTAGCACACACGGGAATGTTGGCGTTCTTATACGGCAAGGGTTTTGGCAGAAATTGTTCCTGTCTATGTCCGGAGAAGTGGATTTTATGGGCGTACAGAGAAGTCCAAGATTTGGACTCTCTCTTTCTGTTAGGCTGTGA
- the LOC126600964 gene encoding mitochondrial outer membrane protein porin 1-like isoform X1 — protein sequence MSNTSGVRYNIGKDARGSIYSAHPVLPSSLCLLFPFLSILNIFLYFLSDLLYKDYVHELPIRFESKDFNWISDISCKVNLIAPGLSTLFSFNVPDYGQMELQYENGVAEIAGGIGLKRNPLKMCEPVALFSAVIGGSSVCSIGTDLAFDISAGALAKFSAGFSLNSDFVSASLSLDKLDTVKASCFTMVNPLSNTALGAELKHRFSTNDSALAVGAQHAFFPSTLAKARVSTHGNVGVLIRQGFWQKLFLSMSGEVDFMGVQRSPRFGLSLSVRL from the exons ATGAGTAACACTTCGGGTGTGCGCTACAACATTGGCAAGGATGCCAGAGGTTCAATTTACTCTGCACACCcagttcttccttcttctctttgcctCCTCTTTCCCTTTCTATCAATCCTAAacattttcttgtattttttatCAGATCTTCTCTACAAGGACTATGTTCATGAACTGCCAATTCGGTTTGAATCCAAAGACTTCAACTGGATCAGTGACATCTCGTGCAAAG TTAATTTGATTGCTCCTGGACTCAGCACCCTTTTCAGTTTTAACGTGCCGGATTATGGCCAG ATGGAACTGCAATACGAAAATGGTGTTGCCGAGATTGCTGGAGGAATCGGGTTGAAAAGAAATCCGCTGAAAATGTGTGAACCGGTTGCACTCTTTTCTGCAGTGATAGGAGGCAGTTCTGTGTGCTCCATTGGAACCGACCTTGCCTTCGACATATCTGCGGGAGCATTAGCAAAATTCAGTGCCGGTTTCAGCTTGAACAGTGACTttgtttctgcttccttatcctT GGACAAGCTTGACACTGTAAAAGCTTCATGCTTCACCATGGTCAACCCCCTGAGCAACACAGCCCTTGGAGCAGAGTTGAAGCACCGGTTTTCAACCAACGATAGTGCCCTTGCTGTTGGTGCCCAGCACGCGTTTTTTCCATCTACACTGGCGAAGGCTCGAGTTAGCACACACGGGAATGTTGGCGTTCTTATACGGCAAGGGTTTTGGCAGAAATTGTTCCTGTCTATGTCCGGAGAAGTGGATTTTATGGGCGTACAGAGAAGTCCAAGATTTGGACTCTCTCTTTCTGTTAGGCTGTGA
- the LOC126599774 gene encoding pectate lyase-like: MEANYKLNVFILCIFIITITIPATVRANIADFDAHWQGRAKEAKQAANEAYNKNPAQVTESFNKEVHDTFDAANKTRRNLKQKYKGPCLATNPIDRCWRCDPNWETNRKKLADCAKGFGHKTTGGKAGKIYVVTDNSDNDMVNPKPGTLRHAVIQTGPLWIIFARDMRIKLREELMVTSDKTIDARGANVHIEDGAQITLQFVNNVIIHNLHIHDTKPGNGGMIRDSVNHYGQRTRSDGDGISMYGASNVWIDHVSGSNCADGLVDAIQGSTAITISNCHFTNHNDVMLFGSSDSNSQDEVMQITLAFNHFGQGLIQRMPRCRWGFFHVVNNDYTHWIMYAIGGSQHPTIISQGNRFIAPSNNASKEVTKRTSGAENEWKSWNWRSENDLMMNGAFFVESGSPIRNLPKADMIKAKPGTFVTRLTRFAGPLKCIKGKAC, encoded by the exons ATGGAAGCTAATTACAAGCTAAATGTgtttattttatgtatttttattattacAATCACAATTCCGGCAACGGTGAGGGCCAACATTGCGGATTTCGACGCGCACTGGCAAGGTCGAGCAAAAGAAGCGAAGCAAGCCGCCAACGAAGCCTACAATAAAAATCCTGCACAAGTCACTGAAAGTTTCAACAAGGAAGTCCACGA CACGTTTGATGCCGCGAATAAAACGAGAAGGAACTTGAAACAGAAGTACAAGGGTCCATGCCTGGCTACAAACCCTATTGATCGTTGCTGGAGATGTGACCCAAACTGGGAAACAAATCGCAAGAAGCTCGCTGATTGCGCCAAAGGATTTGGGCACAAGACAACAGGAGGCAAGGCTGGAAAAATCTATGTGGTGACTGATAACTCTGACAATGACATGGTGAACCCAAAACCAGGGACACTACGCCACGCTGTGATACAAACTGGGCCACTTTGGATCATATTCGCTCGAGACATGAGAATAAAGCTAAGAGAAGAGCTTATGGTGACGAGTGACAAGACAATTGACGCACGAGGTGCAAATGTGCACATTGAGGATGGTGCACAAATTACACTACAGTTTGTGAATAATGTGATCATCCATAATCTCCACATTCATGATACCAAGCCAGGAAATGGTGGCATGATTAGGGACTCGGTGAATCACTATGGACAACGCACACGCAGTGATGGTGACGGTATATCAATGTATGGAGCCTCAAATGTTTGGATAGACCATGTCTCCGGGTCAAATTGCGCAGATGGACTCGTTGATGCCATCCAGGGGTCTACAGCCATCACCATATCCAACTGTCACTTCACCAATCATAATGAT GTGATGTTATTTGGTTCAAGTGATAGCAACTCTCAGGATGAAGTGATGCAGATAACTCTGGCTTTCAACCATTTCGGTCAGGGGTTAATTCAGCGTATGCCAAGGTGCCGATGGGGGTTTTTCCATGTTGTAAACAATGACTACACGCATTGGATTATGTACGCTATTGGTGGAAGCCAACATCCTACCATAATTAGCCAGGGCAACCGGTTCATTGCCCCGTCCAATAATGCCAGTAAAGAG GTGACGAAGAGGACAAGTGGAGCCGAGAATGAGTGGAAATCATGGAATTGGAGATCAGAGAACGATCTTATGATGAATGGAGCATTCTTTGTTGAATCCGGAAGCCCAATCAGGAATCTCCCAAAGGCGGATATGATCAAGGCAAAGCCTGGGACATTCGTGACTAGGCTCACGCGCTTTGCAGGTCCTCTAAAATGCATTAAAGGGAAGGCATGCTAG
- the LOC126599776 gene encoding inactive protein RESTRICTED TEV MOVEMENT 2-like translates to MANIRGSMSALEERLRPSTPTRMREKIVPSSDWTEDSNCHYLLVDLPDFKKEEVRVEVNISTGHITISGKRQVNERISQYFEQIITLPQHSDVDKITGKFDGEILYVTVPKVAAAVEEQKKEPEIENENVQGSIAAATEPPQVGKNETVEGLRPKDEGVHSKKADGTKYGEIKKLLGNEHIFFSPENIKKWEEKGGNIVRNAMEMLSKNKGLVVTAVVAFSLGMLVNRR, encoded by the exons ATGGCAAATATCAGAGGATCAATGAGCGCTTTGGAAGAGAGATTACGGCCATCGACACCCACACGCATGCGCGAAAAGATTGTTCCTTCATCAGACTGGACGGAGGACTCCAATTGTCATTACCTTCTCGTTGATCTTCCAG ATTTTAAAAAGGAGGAGGTGAGGGTTGAGGTGAATATCTCAACCGGCCATATAACAATCAGCGGAAAAAGGCAAGTGAACGAAAGGATATCCCAGTATTTTGAGCAGATTATCACCCTTCCGCAACACTCAGATGTCGATAAGATCACCGGAAAATTTGACGGTGAGATTCTATATGTCACCGTACCAAAGGTGGCAGCAGCGGTTGAAGAACAGAAGAAAGAACCAGAAATAGAGAATGAAAATGTCCAAGGCAGCATCGCTGCTGCCACGGAACCTCCTCAAGTAGGGAAGAATGAAACTGTGGAAGGCTTAAGACCCAAAGATGAAGGAGTGCACTCAAAGAAAGCCGATGGCACAAAGTATGgagagattaaaaaattattaggaAATGAACACATATTTTTTTCTCCAGAAAATATAAAGAAATGGGAGGAGAAAGGTGGGAATATCGTAAGGAATGCAATGGAGATGTTGAGCAAAAACAAAGGGCTAGTTGTAACTGCTGTGGTTGCATTTTCATTAGGGATGCTAGTTAATCGTAGGTGA